A genomic segment from Amphiura filiformis chromosome 10, Afil_fr2py, whole genome shotgun sequence encodes:
- the LOC140163118 gene encoding uncharacterized protein: protein MRQAVKENVIDETKEELKETKVMAKVILEYWRETKGSDATRQEILEALKQLGLKYKALEIENMWKAKSYYEYVGSNNILPLNDHERTGMDVKVSDNDINDIACKADLERHDLMHLFRELGMKGSAIENAERIADTRDFKLQSIRVLETWRQSNGEKGTRKAIVEALKECSLVDAKEILVNKWSQVR, encoded by the exons ATGAGACAAGCTGTCAaagaaaatgttattgatgaaacaAAGGAGGAGTTGAAGGAAACAAAAGTAATGGCGAAGGTTATACTGGAGTATTGGCGTGAGACCAAGGGTAGTGATGCCACCCGACAGGAGATCCTCGAGGCTCTAAAGCAACTGGGGTTGAAATACAAGGCACTGGAAATCGAAAACATGTGGAAAGCTAAATCCTATTACGAATACGTAGGATCGAACAACATTCTCCCGTTGAATGACCACGAGCGTACAG GTATGGATGTGAAGGTGTCTGACAACGACATAAATGACATTGCATGTAAGGCTGATCTTGAGCGCCATGACCTAATGCATCTTTTCAGGGAACTTGGCATGAAGGGGTCAGCTATTGAGAATGCTGAGCGGATTGCAGACACAAGGGATTTTAAACTTCAGTCAATTCGTGTGTTAGAAACCTGGAGACAAAGTAATGGAGAAAAGGGAACAAGAAAGGCAATAGTTGAGGCATTGAAAGAGTGCAGTTTAGTCGATGCCAAAGAGATACTAGTGAATAAATGGTCCCAAGTTCGCTAA